The genomic stretch TCTGCAGCGGCATATAGCGGATCATCTGCACGTCATAGATCCCCGGCACGCCCGGCCCCGCGTCAAGCGTGACCATCTCTCCTGCCCGGGCCAGACGCAGATCGAACGGATAGGGCTGGCTGGCATGGGCCTGCACTGCATCCATCACCTGCATCGGCCGCGATCCGACGATATGGTCGGTCCCGCCCACGATCATCTGCGGCGTATAGATCATCTTGGCCTCGGCCGCGCGGGCATAGGCCTGTTGGCGCGCGGTATGTTCAGGCTTGCCGAACAGATCGACCCAGCCCAGGTAATCCCAGTAATCCACATGCAGCGCCAGCGCGATCACATCGTCACGCGGGGCCAATTCGCGCAGGATGTCATCGGCGGGCGGGCAGGATGAACAGCCCTGCGAGGTGTAAAGCTCGACCACCACCAGCGCCCCGTCCTGCGTGCCCTCCTGAGAGACCCCCTGCGTTGCCCCCTGTGTTGCCAAGACCGCACAGGTCCCAAGAGCTGCTAAAAACTGGCGCATGTTCCATCCCGCTTGTGGCTGCCAAAGGGGTTTAGGCAAAAACGGGCCGAAATGCCAATCAACCAATTGCGACCGTCCGGCCTGCAATGTTTCACTTTGGACCCCAGAGAACCCCAGAGAACCCCGGAAAAACCGCTTATTGTGTGCAATGGTATACAATTTTTCGCCACACCCCCTTGATCGGCCATCGCGCATGGGGCAAAAGCGCCTCAATAGCCTTGCTTTGCATAAGCCATGAAAGGGATAGCCATGACCGTCACCGTAGGCCTAGATACAGCCAAGACCCGCAAGATTCTGAACGTCGGGGATCAATCCGTCGCCTATTATTCGATCCCCGCGGCACAGGCCGCTGGCTTGGGCGATTTCTCCAAGCTGCCCGCCGCGCTCAAGGTGGTGCTGGAAAACCTGCTGCGGTTCGAGGACGGGGGTTTCTCGGTCTCTGTCGATGATATCAAGGCGTTTTCCGACTGGGCCAAGATGGGCGGCAAGAACCCGCGCGAAATCGCCTATCGCCCGGCCCGCGTGTTGATGCAGGATTTCACCGGCGTGCCCGCCGTGGTCGACCTTGCCGCGATGCGCGACGGGATCAAGGCCCTGGGCGGCGATGCCCAGCAGATCAACCCGCTGAACCCTGTCGATCTGGTCATCGACCATTCGGTGATGATCGACGAATTCGGCAATCCGCGCGCGTTCCAGATGAATGTGGACCGCGAATATGAACGCAACATGGAACGGTATCAGTTCCTGAAATGGGGCCAAAAGGCGTTCCAGAACTTCCGCGTCGTCCCGCCGGGCACCGGCATCTGCCATCAGGTGAACCTTGAATATCTGGCGCAGACGGTCTGGACCGATACCGACCAGAACGGCGAAATGGTGG from Yoonia vestfoldensis encodes the following:
- a CDS encoding DUF1223 domain-containing protein; this encodes MRQFLAALGTCAVLATQGATQGVSQEGTQDGALVVVELYTSQGCSSCPPADDILRELAPRDDVIALALHVDYWDYLGWVDLFGKPEHTARQQAYARAAEAKMIYTPQMIVGGTDHIVGSRPMQVMDAVQAHASQPYPFDLRLARAGEMVTLDAGPGVPGIYDVQMIRYMPLQTVAIRNGENAGNTVDYANIVTSWVVLGQWDGATPLALQVQAAGPEAVVAIIQQAGYGPIMGAARLR